CGACAGCCTGGGGACTATCGCCCAGCGCTATCAGGTGAGCCCGGAAGTGCTCCAAAAGGTCAACGGCATTGTCGATCCAAACCTGATCCAGATCGGCCAGTCGTTGATCATTCCCCAGGGCGAGCCGGTCGGCACCCTCGCACCGGTTGACGCCGGGGCCTCGACCCTGCCCGGCGATGGAGGCTACCACCGGGTGCAGGCCGGAGAATCCCTCTCCCAGATCGCAAGCCAGTATGGCCTCTCCCTCTCCACCCTGCTGCGCCTCAACGGCCTGCCCGACGCCAACACCATCTGGGTGGGGCAAAAGCTTCGGCTCACCGCCCGGGTGGCCCCCGTGCAAACATCCAGGCCAGCGATTGAGCAGCCCGCCGACCTCATCCACGTGGTCCAGGCCGATGAAACGCTGGCCGAGATCGCCCGGCGCTACGGAACCACCCAGGAACAGCTCATGGTCCTCAACGGGCTGCCGCACCTGAACTTTCTGTGGCCAGGCCAGCGGCTGCGGATCAAGGCAGCCGCGACGTCGGCGCCCGCCAGCCTGGGGGTGGCCGGCGCCCCGGCGGACGGCCAGCGCTGGATCGAGATCGACCTGAGCGACCAGACCCTGACCGCCTGGCAGGGGGACGTGGTCGTCATGCGCACCATCGTCAGCACCGGCAAGTGGTCCACCCCCACGGTCAAGGGCGACTTTGCCATCTACTTGAAGCTGGACAGCCAGCATATGTATGGCGACGACTACGACCTGCCCAACGTGCCGTGGGTCATGTACTTCTACGAAGACTACGCCATCCACGGCGCCTACTGGCACACCAGCTTCGGCATTCCCGTCAGCCATGGCTGCGTCAACATGCGCCCCGAAGAGGCCGAAGCCCTCTACCGATGGGCCTCGGTGGGCACCCTGGTGCGGGTCCACGACTGACCCCAACAGCTCCGAGTATAAGATGGCAGTGTGAACCAGATGTTGACAAGGATGCCCTTCCAGGCCAAAATCAAGTACAATTGAGATGTTTGCTGAAACCTCCGGCTTTTGTTAAACTTACTCCTGCCAGGCAGTTGCCGGCGGGCTGCGGATACTACCCCCAGATGGGGGCGCCATATCCGCCTGTGTCCATGGAGCCTGTGTCAACGGAGACGGTCAGGTCCTGAATCACACCACCGGGACGGCATCAGCAAAGGCGCTGATGGCATGTGCCCAGGCACCTGTTGCAATTCAGCGTTGCCATTTTGCCATTGCAGTTTCGACAAAGATGTCCGACAAAGATAGGCCCACAGGGACCTTTCGTCAGTGGCATGTGACAGCGGGTCACGCCGCAACGAAGCCGTGGGCATCTGGTGGAATCCGCGCACGATCAGGACGGCCATCTGTTGTCTGCCTGTCCCAGGGACATGGCACAACAGCCTTGCCGTCCGTTTTTTGTTACCAGCCTGGATACCCGGCGGTCGTGCGCCGAATCCCTGCCCCGTTATTGACACCGGACAGTTGACGCCGATATTGACGCCAGATGTGGCTAACGACCGATTCGCATGGACAGACGTGTTGAGGAATGCCCTGGTCTGACAGCCGAAGATATAGCCTTCCTTCAGCAGGTGGAAGCCGGCCTGCCCATCACGGCCGACGTGAGCCGGGCTGATGTGCTGCTCTGTTGCCTGCTTGGGCCACAGCAGGCGCTGGTGGTCAGCCACGCCCTTCCCCACTCCATCTCTTCCCTCTATCGGGAAGCAGCCACCGGGCAAATCCTGACGCCCGAGGAGGAGCCCCTCCTGTTCCGCGTCCTGAAAACGGGGCGAAGGGGCCGCCGCTCCCGGGAGCTCTTCAGCAGCGGCGCCCCGGTGATCCAGGATGTGTACCCCATTCGTAACCGGGAACAACGGGTGATCGCCGCCCTGATGGTGGAAACCAACATGATTGCCCACGAGCGCCACCGGCGCCGCCACCGCAGTTTCCGCCAGGCGGTCAACTGGCTCCAGGCCATGTGCTGCCGGGGAGAGCTGGCAGCATGCGCGGAGATGAGCCGCTTCGGCCTGTACGACGGCATCTACCTGGTGGACCGAAACCGCACCATCACCTACATGAGCGGTATCGCCGCCAACCTCTTCCGTTCCATCGGCCTGGTCACCAGCCTCCAGGGCCAGCTTGTATCCGAACTGGAAGCCGAAGACGACCAGATGGTGGAGGAGGCCTTCCAGGCCCAGCGCAGCCAGGAGCGCCGTCACGAAACAGCGGATGGGCGCGTCTGGGTGCGCAAGGTGATCCCTTTGCGCATGCCGCCAAGCTGGCTGCAACGCACCCGGGTGGGCCAGCGTCTGGCCCGGCTGCTGGGCACGGGGGAACGTCAAAGCGTGGACGCGGTGCTGGTGCTGCTCCACAATGCCACCGAGGCAGTGCAGAAGCAGCGGGAACTCAACGTCAAATCGGCCATCATCCAGGAGGTCCACCACCGGGTCAAAAACAACCTGCAAACCATCGCGGCCATCCTGCGTATCCAGGCCCGGCGTTGCGAAAGTGACGAAGCGCGACAACATCTGCTGGATGCAGTCAACCGCATCCTCAGCATGTCGGTGATCCACGAATTCTTGAGCCAGGATGAACACCAACCCATCAACATCCGGGACGTCTGCCAGCGGGTAGCCCAGCAGGTTACCCAGGTGGCGGGTACCCCCGATCAGGAGGTGGCCCTGGTGGTGCGTGGGCCGAACATCCGCCTGCCCGCCAGCCAGGCCACGCCCGCCGCGCTGGTCATCAACGAGCTCATGCTCAACGCCATGGAACATGGCCTGGGGGGCCACGCCAA
This genomic interval from Litorilinea aerophila contains the following:
- a CDS encoding sensor histidine kinase, producing MDRRVEECPGLTAEDIAFLQQVEAGLPITADVSRADVLLCCLLGPQQALVVSHALPHSISSLYREAATGQILTPEEEPLLFRVLKTGRRGRRSRELFSSGAPVIQDVYPIRNREQRVIAALMVETNMIAHERHRRRHRSFRQAVNWLQAMCCRGELAACAEMSRFGLYDGIYLVDRNRTITYMSGIAANLFRSIGLVTSLQGQLVSELEAEDDQMVEEAFQAQRSQERRHETADGRVWVRKVIPLRMPPSWLQRTRVGQRLARLLGTGERQSVDAVLVLLHNATEAVQKQRELNVKSAIIQEVHHRVKNNLQTIAAILRIQARRCESDEARQHLLDAVNRILSMSVIHEFLSQDEHQPINIRDVCQRVAQQVTQVAGTPDQEVALVVRGPNIRLPASQATPAALVINELMLNAMEHGLGGHAKGRIEIELSDLGDAVRVEIQNSGSALPPDFDPHHSGSLGLQIVHTLVTDDLKGELQIESIPQNGDSTTSSDRDEVLGNGEPEGHFRGTRAVVTFPKRSLKVD
- a CDS encoding LysM peptidoglycan-binding domain-containing protein encodes the protein MLIALWPGSTPAAHAAEAIHVVRPGDSLGTIAQRYQVSPEVLQKVNGIVDPNLIQIGQSLIIPQGEPVGTLAPVDAGASTLPGDGGYHRVQAGESLSQIASQYGLSLSTLLRLNGLPDANTIWVGQKLRLTARVAPVQTSRPAIEQPADLIHVVQADETLAEIARRYGTTQEQLMVLNGLPHLNFLWPGQRLRIKAAATSAPASLGVAGAPADGQRWIEIDLSDQTLTAWQGDVVVMRTIVSTGKWSTPTVKGDFAIYLKLDSQHMYGDDYDLPNVPWVMYFYEDYAIHGAYWHTSFGIPVSHGCVNMRPEEAEALYRWASVGTLVRVHD